Proteins encoded within one genomic window of Humulus lupulus chromosome 1, drHumLupu1.1, whole genome shotgun sequence:
- the LOC133808594 gene encoding protein DWD HYPERSENSITIVE TO UV-B 1 isoform X1 produces MPMNFPSLEARYLSSCKKHSVIPNSAVKSWFSEAKVHKPKNEKYSIAVILDQLRDADISPLVDVIMAFESSDMDAVDLLQESQGRLSEEHLMALMRAVDFKLRVVDLQDMSLTKEFLRDLCQGGLACQVLNLRTNHIQKLAMSGKFIQLHTLNLDFCTALTSLQQSCFSCMPNLLRLSMCETRITNLWTTSAALLKLPSLKELRFQNCLCCKDTGACPSSREKARFHGTKSQSSLCCYGQAQSADSDDIFHSSTAGEAVRDLICKDDSTLMSEFGSTENTMKEKLSKNLQEIDLFKLSTDLPDLDGSKDFQNEIWEQGDFSANFHKQDLKNPAITLRKYISHHPSPICFEKHYRDYMVASLPHLEVLDNLPVTKLDRLAAKTTSQKYFEYLPYKRQPKESVVSLLHKREMGGSKTRNQKKSMPKQLHPYHNNQLFFSRSLCAAKLGSSEWPLLRPVSNFSEKFKEENKRPRPRQFEYHPSDPSLMVFGTLSGEVIVINHESGRTISYIPSMGAMSSVLGLCWLKKYPSKLIAGSDNGSLKLFDIKHTPQERAESSCGSSNITFTSFEQLTSLHVNSTDDKFLASGYSKNVALYDIDSEKRLQLFTNIHREPINVAKFAHHSPHLFATSSFDHDVKMWDLRQNPLQPCYTSSSSTGNVMVCFSPDDLSLLVSAVDNEVKQLSAADGRLLMILEIASTGSAYNYTRSYYMNGGDYIISGSCDEHVIRICCSQTGKRLRDVYLEDSESGHSMFVQSLRSDPFRDFNLSVLAASTRPSSKWEIIKVNMLASSNSEEQEAFFF; encoded by the exons ATGCCCATGAATTTTCCCAGCTTAGAAGCTCG TTATCTTAGTTCCTGCAAGAAGCATTCGGTAATTCCAAACTCAGCAGTGAAATCATGGTTTTCTGAGGCCAAAGTTCATAAACCAAAGAATGAGAAGTATAGCATAGCTGTTATACTGGACCAGCTAAGGGATGCTGATATATCTCCACTAGTAGATGTAATAATGGCCTTTGAGAGCTCTGATATGGATGCAGTTGACTTACTTCAAGAATCACAAGGTCGCCTCAGTGAAGAACACCTTATGGCTTTGATGCGTGCAGTTGACTTTAAGCTTCGAGTTGTTGATCTACAGGATATGTCATTGACCAAAGAGTTCTTGAG GGATCTCTGTCAGGGAGGCTTGGCTTGTCAAGTTTTAAACTTAAGGACTAATCATATTCAAAAGCTCGCCATGTCTGGAAAATTTATACAGCTACACACCCTTAATCTGGACTTTTGCACTGCACTCACCAGTTTGCAGCAGAGCTGTTTCTCTTGCATGCCAAATTTGTTACGTCTCTCAATGTGCGAGACAAGAATCACAAATCTCTGGACAACTTCTGCTGCTTTATTGAAACTTCCTTCTTTAAAAGAACTGCGGTTTCAAAATTGTCTATGCTGCAAGGACACAGGGGCATGTCCATCATCTCGTGAGAAAGCAAGGTTTCATGGCACTAAGAGTCAGTCCAGCCTTTGTTGCTATGGTCAAGCACAGTCTGCTGATAGTGATGATATATTTCATTCTTCTACTGCAGGCGAAGCAGTTAGGGACCTGATTTGTAAAGACGATTCAACATTAATGAGTGAGTTTGGTAGCACTGAGAACACCATGAAAGAAAAGCTTTCGAAAAACCTTCAAGAAATTGATTTGTTCAAACTATCTACTGATCTTCCTGATTTGGATGGAAGCAAAGATTTTCAAAATGAG ATTTGGGAACAAGGTGATTTTTCTGCAAATTTTCACAAGCAAGACTTGAAGAATCCTGCCATTACATTAAGGAAGTATATATCTCATCACCCCTCACCAATATGCTTTGAGAAGCATTATCGAGACTACATGGTTGCTTCATTGCCTCATCTAGAAGTACTAGATAATTTGCCTGTTACAAAGCTAGACAGATTAGCTGCCAAGACTACTAGTCAAAAGTACTTTGAGTACTTACCTTATAAAAGACAGCCAAAAGAAAGTGTTGTTAGTCTTTTGCATAAGCGTGAGATGGGGGGAAGTAAGACACGCAACCAGAAAAAGTCCATGCCAAAACAGCTTCACCCTTATCACAATAACCAGTTGTTTTTCTCAAGGTCTCTTTGTGCTGCCAAACTCGGATCTTCTGAATGGCCACTCTTGCGCCCAGTATCCAACTTTAGTGAaaaatttaaagaagaaaataaaaggCCTCGTCCGAGGCAATTTGAGTATCATCCTTCAGATCCTAGTCTTATGGTTTTTGGAACCTTGAGTGGTGAAGTCATTGTAATCAACCATGAAAGTGGGAGGACCATTAGTTATATCCCATCCATGGGAGCAATGAGCAGTGTTTTGGGACTCTGTTGGCTCAAGAAGTATCCATCAAAG CTCATAGCAGGATCTGATAATGGCTCTTTGAAGTTGTTTGACATCAAACATACACCTCAAGAACGTGCAGAGTCCAGTTGTGGCTCCTCAAATATAACATTCACAAGCTTTGAGCAATTGACTTCTCTTCATGTAAACTCAACAGACGACAAGTTTCTGGCTAGTGGATACTCAAAGAACGTTGCTCTATACGACATTGACAGCGAAAAACGTTTACAGTTGTTCACTAACATTCACCGAGAACCAATCAATGTTGCTAAATTTGCTCACCATTCCCCTCACCTATTTGCTACTTCATCCTTTGACCATGATGTGAAGATGTGGGATTTGAGACAGAACCCTTTGCAGCCTTGCTATACATCTTCAAGCTCGACAGGAAATGTCATGGTTTGCTTTTCTCCAGATGACCTGTCTTTACTAGTGTCTGCTGTTGACAATGAG GTTAAACAACTCTCAGCAGCTGATGGGAGGCTCTTGATGATTCTTGAGATAGCTTCAACAGGAAGTGCTTATAACTATACTCGTTCATATTATATGAATGGAGGGGATTACATTATTAGTGGTAGTTGTGATGAACATGTCATTCGCATTTGCTGCTCTCAAACCGGAAAGCGACTCAGGGATGTCTACTTGGAG GATTCGGAGTCAGGACACTCAATGTTCGTACAGTCATTAAGAAGCGATCCATTTAGA GATTTCAACTTGAGTGTGTTGGCAGCATCTACCCGCCCAAGCTCGAAGTGGGAGATCATCAAG GTCAATATGCTGGCATCATCCAATTCTGAGGAACAGGAAGCATTTTTTTTCTAG
- the LOC133808594 gene encoding protein DWD HYPERSENSITIVE TO UV-B 1 isoform X2, whose amino-acid sequence MAFESSDMDAVDLLQESQGRLSEEHLMALMRAVDFKLRVVDLQDMSLTKEFLRDLCQGGLACQVLNLRTNHIQKLAMSGKFIQLHTLNLDFCTALTSLQQSCFSCMPNLLRLSMCETRITNLWTTSAALLKLPSLKELRFQNCLCCKDTGACPSSREKARFHGTKSQSSLCCYGQAQSADSDDIFHSSTAGEAVRDLICKDDSTLMSEFGSTENTMKEKLSKNLQEIDLFKLSTDLPDLDGSKDFQNEIWEQGDFSANFHKQDLKNPAITLRKYISHHPSPICFEKHYRDYMVASLPHLEVLDNLPVTKLDRLAAKTTSQKYFEYLPYKRQPKESVVSLLHKREMGGSKTRNQKKSMPKQLHPYHNNQLFFSRSLCAAKLGSSEWPLLRPVSNFSEKFKEENKRPRPRQFEYHPSDPSLMVFGTLSGEVIVINHESGRTISYIPSMGAMSSVLGLCWLKKYPSKLIAGSDNGSLKLFDIKHTPQERAESSCGSSNITFTSFEQLTSLHVNSTDDKFLASGYSKNVALYDIDSEKRLQLFTNIHREPINVAKFAHHSPHLFATSSFDHDVKMWDLRQNPLQPCYTSSSSTGNVMVCFSPDDLSLLVSAVDNEVKQLSAADGRLLMILEIASTGSAYNYTRSYYMNGGDYIISGSCDEHVIRICCSQTGKRLRDVYLEDSESGHSMFVQSLRSDPFRDFNLSVLAASTRPSSKWEIIKVNMLASSNSEEQEAFFF is encoded by the exons ATGGCCTTTGAGAGCTCTGATATGGATGCAGTTGACTTACTTCAAGAATCACAAGGTCGCCTCAGTGAAGAACACCTTATGGCTTTGATGCGTGCAGTTGACTTTAAGCTTCGAGTTGTTGATCTACAGGATATGTCATTGACCAAAGAGTTCTTGAG GGATCTCTGTCAGGGAGGCTTGGCTTGTCAAGTTTTAAACTTAAGGACTAATCATATTCAAAAGCTCGCCATGTCTGGAAAATTTATACAGCTACACACCCTTAATCTGGACTTTTGCACTGCACTCACCAGTTTGCAGCAGAGCTGTTTCTCTTGCATGCCAAATTTGTTACGTCTCTCAATGTGCGAGACAAGAATCACAAATCTCTGGACAACTTCTGCTGCTTTATTGAAACTTCCTTCTTTAAAAGAACTGCGGTTTCAAAATTGTCTATGCTGCAAGGACACAGGGGCATGTCCATCATCTCGTGAGAAAGCAAGGTTTCATGGCACTAAGAGTCAGTCCAGCCTTTGTTGCTATGGTCAAGCACAGTCTGCTGATAGTGATGATATATTTCATTCTTCTACTGCAGGCGAAGCAGTTAGGGACCTGATTTGTAAAGACGATTCAACATTAATGAGTGAGTTTGGTAGCACTGAGAACACCATGAAAGAAAAGCTTTCGAAAAACCTTCAAGAAATTGATTTGTTCAAACTATCTACTGATCTTCCTGATTTGGATGGAAGCAAAGATTTTCAAAATGAG ATTTGGGAACAAGGTGATTTTTCTGCAAATTTTCACAAGCAAGACTTGAAGAATCCTGCCATTACATTAAGGAAGTATATATCTCATCACCCCTCACCAATATGCTTTGAGAAGCATTATCGAGACTACATGGTTGCTTCATTGCCTCATCTAGAAGTACTAGATAATTTGCCTGTTACAAAGCTAGACAGATTAGCTGCCAAGACTACTAGTCAAAAGTACTTTGAGTACTTACCTTATAAAAGACAGCCAAAAGAAAGTGTTGTTAGTCTTTTGCATAAGCGTGAGATGGGGGGAAGTAAGACACGCAACCAGAAAAAGTCCATGCCAAAACAGCTTCACCCTTATCACAATAACCAGTTGTTTTTCTCAAGGTCTCTTTGTGCTGCCAAACTCGGATCTTCTGAATGGCCACTCTTGCGCCCAGTATCCAACTTTAGTGAaaaatttaaagaagaaaataaaaggCCTCGTCCGAGGCAATTTGAGTATCATCCTTCAGATCCTAGTCTTATGGTTTTTGGAACCTTGAGTGGTGAAGTCATTGTAATCAACCATGAAAGTGGGAGGACCATTAGTTATATCCCATCCATGGGAGCAATGAGCAGTGTTTTGGGACTCTGTTGGCTCAAGAAGTATCCATCAAAG CTCATAGCAGGATCTGATAATGGCTCTTTGAAGTTGTTTGACATCAAACATACACCTCAAGAACGTGCAGAGTCCAGTTGTGGCTCCTCAAATATAACATTCACAAGCTTTGAGCAATTGACTTCTCTTCATGTAAACTCAACAGACGACAAGTTTCTGGCTAGTGGATACTCAAAGAACGTTGCTCTATACGACATTGACAGCGAAAAACGTTTACAGTTGTTCACTAACATTCACCGAGAACCAATCAATGTTGCTAAATTTGCTCACCATTCCCCTCACCTATTTGCTACTTCATCCTTTGACCATGATGTGAAGATGTGGGATTTGAGACAGAACCCTTTGCAGCCTTGCTATACATCTTCAAGCTCGACAGGAAATGTCATGGTTTGCTTTTCTCCAGATGACCTGTCTTTACTAGTGTCTGCTGTTGACAATGAG GTTAAACAACTCTCAGCAGCTGATGGGAGGCTCTTGATGATTCTTGAGATAGCTTCAACAGGAAGTGCTTATAACTATACTCGTTCATATTATATGAATGGAGGGGATTACATTATTAGTGGTAGTTGTGATGAACATGTCATTCGCATTTGCTGCTCTCAAACCGGAAAGCGACTCAGGGATGTCTACTTGGAG GATTCGGAGTCAGGACACTCAATGTTCGTACAGTCATTAAGAAGCGATCCATTTAGA GATTTCAACTTGAGTGTGTTGGCAGCATCTACCCGCCCAAGCTCGAAGTGGGAGATCATCAAG GTCAATATGCTGGCATCATCCAATTCTGAGGAACAGGAAGCATTTTTTTTCTAG
- the LOC133808630 gene encoding peamaclein-like — MKLVGVLLLVSLCLSSCFLQFTMADPTTVVAPTPSSCDSKCEVRCGSAGMKDRCMRYCGICCQECSCVPSGTYGNKSECPCYRDKLSSKGTPKCP, encoded by the exons ATGAAGCTTGTTGGAGTGCTGCTACTTGTGTCACTTTGTTTGAGCTCTTGTTTCCTTCAGTTCACAATGGCTGATCCAACCACCGTGGTTGCTCCAACTCCGA gcaGTTGTGATTCAAAATGTGAGGTGAGGTGTGGAAGTGCAGGAATGAAAGATCGATGCATGAGGTACTGTGGTATATGCTGCCAAGAGTGCAGTTGTGTTCCTTCTGGGACTTACGGTAACAAGTCAGAATGCCCTTGCTACCGTGACAAGTTGAGCTCTAAAGGCACCCCCAAGTGTCCTTGA